From Haloarcula hispanica ATCC 33960, the proteins below share one genomic window:
- a CDS encoding segregation and condensation protein A gives MTDEGVESQADDIPLNITGHEDRDPPGESGDAAALLGESPDSDDPSPEQDGPESDSDDDSDDEDVEPVEVLVQLADDGEIDPWDIDVVRVTDKFLQRIDDADLRTSGRALFYASVLIRMKSDAMLGEGDDEEDPVEPWEQAMHEDAPIEDPDPFAALESEMDRRLERRRARGMPQTLDELVRDLRDAERESWWKESREYDTSDSPSGYDRGTQELDYRGADDMRLDEEPSAADVTGTAHAENIDDIIADVHDAVREQYDQGREEVLYREVDTAGGTRVETFLGLLFLAHRGQVRLQQDDLFGDLWIQDPSAATGSDEAVAD, from the coding sequence ATGACTGATGAAGGGGTTGAAAGTCAAGCGGATGACATTCCACTCAACATTACCGGCCACGAGGACCGCGACCCGCCCGGTGAGTCGGGCGATGCGGCGGCGCTGCTGGGCGAATCCCCCGATTCAGATGATCCCTCTCCCGAGCAGGACGGCCCCGAAAGCGACTCGGACGACGACAGCGACGACGAGGACGTCGAACCGGTCGAGGTTCTGGTCCAGCTCGCCGACGACGGCGAAATCGACCCCTGGGACATCGACGTGGTGAGGGTCACCGACAAGTTCCTCCAGCGCATCGACGACGCGGACTTGCGCACGTCGGGCCGGGCGCTGTTCTACGCGAGCGTTCTGATCCGGATGAAAAGCGACGCGATGCTGGGCGAGGGCGACGACGAGGAGGACCCCGTCGAGCCGTGGGAGCAGGCGATGCACGAGGACGCACCCATCGAGGACCCGGATCCCTTCGCCGCGCTGGAATCGGAGATGGACCGCCGGCTCGAACGCCGGCGTGCCCGTGGGATGCCACAGACGCTCGACGAACTCGTTCGGGACCTCCGGGACGCCGAGCGGGAGTCGTGGTGGAAAGAGTCCCGGGAATACGACACCAGCGACTCCCCGAGCGGGTACGACCGCGGGACGCAGGAACTGGATTACCGCGGGGCCGACGACATGCGACTGGACGAGGAGCCGTCAGCGGCGGACGTGACCGGGACGGCTCACGCCGAGAACATCGACGACATCATCGCCGATGTCCACGACGCCGTCCGCGAGCAGTACGATCAGGGCCGCGAGGAGGTGCTGTACCGCGAGGTCGACACCGCCGGCGGGACCCGCGTCGAGACGTTCCTCGGACTGCTCTTTCTTGCCCATCGCGGCCAGGTCCGCCTCCAGCAGGACGACCTTTTCGGCGACCTCTGGATTCAGGACCCCAGCGCCGCGACCGGGTCGGACGAGGCCGTCGCGGACTAA